The Suricata suricatta isolate VVHF042 chromosome 16, meerkat_22Aug2017_6uvM2_HiC, whole genome shotgun sequence genome contains the following window.
gagtcCAAGGAAGCTGGCTTATCTTTTAAATTGGAGATGACCTtggaggtgcccgggtggctaagtcagttaggcatccgacttcagctcaggtcatgatctcactgtgaattggagccctgcatcaggatctgtgctgacagctcagagcctggaatctgcttcagattctgtgtctccctctctctctgccccttccctgttcatgctctagaTCTCCCagtatctcaaaaacaaataaacatttaaaaaaaaattcttaattggAGATGACCTGGAAGGTCAACCTTCACTCACTTCCCATTGGCCCAGATTAAGTTGCAGAGCCACATTCAACTGCAAGGAATCCTGGGTAAAGCTGTTTCTTCCCTGGGGAGCTTGGAGCACAGCTTCAACTGTGCTGCCAGGGAGGAAAAAGTGGCTAGATTCTGATAGGTGGCTGGAAGTTTCTAGTCACATGTAACAGACAGAAAGGGATATTACCTCTTGCAAATAAGATCAATGCCACATGGTCAgagtcaacacatatttattaagtacctactctACACCAGAGACTTTTTcctaaagtattaaaaaatatactgttaACATACTATGGATGAAATTACAAAAcattataaacacatttttccactgttttaaaatttttttaagtttatttatttttgaaagagtgagcgatcgcaagctggggaagggaagagagagagggagtcacagattccagagcaggctccgggctctgggctgtcagcccagagcgcgacgtgaggctcaaattcatggacttcgagaaaatgacctgagccgaagtcggacatttatcCGACGGaaccactcaagcacccctcaCACTTTTCCACTCTTGAAAGACTTTTTGCTCTTTTGGGTAATAGAAGGCAAGTGGGAAAGAGACAAGGTATTTTTTTACCTTCATactgtggaaaaaaaatattcgCACCTGTCCGTTTCCAACAGCTGGAGTTACTGTTGTTCTTGTGGATGAGCACACACCAAATACTCTTAGTTATTTGGATGTCAGTTCCATAAATCATAACTTGCTTATAGCATGTTTGTGACGCTTCAGGAAGATCTCTTCAGAGGAGGAAACTAGATCACTGAGATTAAATTCAACGTCAAAGATGGgtttttcctccaaaataattAAGGCAACCAACAGTGCAAATCTCGCCGTTATTCCCCTGATTTGGTAGGTGACACCATCTTCAGGATGGCTGTACTCAAAGTGGTGAACAACCACGTGATGGCCAGAAAGAGTCACGTGACTCTGGTGGTAGACCCGTGGCTGCAGGAAATATTCCAGAGGCACCAGGAACACCTTCTTAACTTCATCGGGATTGGGCTGGGCCTGGAAGTTTTGGTCTATAAACCCTACAACGGGGGTTATCAGCGTATCTCTCtaaaagcagaaaacataaacaggaGTGAAGAAGTGAAGAGATCATGGTTTCCGATGCTAGAATCATGCCTTGtctaggaaaataagaaaatggtccaaAGCAGCCAATCACATaaggtgggtggggaaggaggaagaatgtGCTGCAGCCATGAACTTCACGCTCCCCGTGAGATGGGGGGACACGCCTGAGGCAGCCTCTGTGAGAGGACTCTGAGCATCCTGGAATCATCTTTGGGAAGGGCAGCCTGGCAATATTATCAAAATGTGGTCCCTTGCACCTAGCAGGCGCATTTGTGCAGATAGATCTGTATGATAAATTCCTACCAGTGAGGGAAGACACAGGACTGAAGCATGATTTGCACTGGCTCCAAACTCTCAAGTTACTGCTCGTTCCACTGATGGCGTAGGTCAGTCAGGACAAGGACGTGCTACCTGACCAACAGAAAAGTACCCTGACGTTTTAACTGTGGCGTATTCCCAGTTATGGGCAATTACACTTATTATTATATATGAAGTCTTTTATATAATATAGATGTTTGCGTATGGGGGGATGTCTCTTTATAACCACAACTGCTTGCAAATGAATGCAAGGTATTGTTAAGTGAAAGACCCCACTGAGACCCTGGGGGGTGAGGCCTGGGGTTCCGGGAGGAGCTGCAGAAGAAGATAAGAGCTgctggggcgcctgcggggctcagtcggttacgcgtccgacttgggctcaggtcatggtctcatggtccagGGGTTCgggccccgggtcaggctctgtgctgacagctcagagcctggagcctgcttcggattctgtgtctccctctctctctgcctctcccctgctcacactctgtcactttctcaaaaataaacaaacatcaaaaaaaagtcaaggtcatcaaaaataagGGAAGTCTGAGAACCTGTCACAGAGCAGAGACTAAGGAGACACAACAGGCAAGTACAATATGGCGTCCAGATGAGATGCAGGGCAGAAAAGGCTGTTAGAAGAAAAACTAGtaaaaggcaaatgaaatgtGGAGTTTAGGTAACAGCAAGTGTTATAAATGTTGGGTTCTTAGTTGTGACAAATAGATACCAGGGATGTGAGACGTTAACAGTGGGATGAACTGGGGGCAGGGCTCCGAGAACTCTTCATagtatctttgcaacttttctgtgaaTCTAGAACTATTCTGACATTACAAATTTACgttaaaagttttaaagcaataaaataacGCTGTTATCCAAATACAAATTTACATTTACTCCCTGTAAAGTCAATTAGTAAACAGTCATAAGTTCATATGAAATAAGATCAAGCTGTATCAGCTCCAGAATTTATTTTGCTGCGTTTATGGGTTTTTGGCATATACTCTTAGAGAAATCCTGACTCGTGCAGAAATGTAGTTACCAACAGTAATCGTTTTTAAACAGCTTGCCTGGTGACCTCTGGGTACTGCTCAGTGAATATACAGAGAAGCCTGATTCCATGGTAGGCAGAAAAATGAGTAtatttaggggcagctgggtggctcagtcagttgagcatttgacacCGGCTCTGGTCATGAgttcatggctcgtgggttcgagccccacgttgggctctgtgctgacagcctggggcatggagcctgcgtcagattctgggtctccctctctctctgccccactctgcttgcactctctctcaaaataaatacacttaataataaataaacaaatagataagtaaataagaggggcgcctgggtggcttagtcggttgggcgttcggctcaggtcatgatcccacagtccgtgggtttgagccctgtgttgggctctgggctcacagctcagagcctggagcctgtcttcagattttgtgtctccctctttctctgcccctccccagctcgctgtctgtctctctctctcaaaataaagacataaaaaaatttttttaaataaataaatatataagaaatagaaataagtatATTTAGGACAAAGGTGACG
Protein-coding sequences here:
- the NUDT7 gene encoding peroxisomal coenzyme A diphosphatase NUDT7 isoform X1, translating into MSRPRLAPEPVRNSLIEGAKARLEKHDAGTRYSHLPYNKYAVLLPLLVKEGKLHLLFTLRSEKLRRSPGEVCFPGGRCEPEDVDAVATALREAQEEVGLHPRQVEVVCRLVPYLLERDTLITPVVGFIDQNFQAQPNPDEVKKVFLVPLEYFLQPRVYHQSHVTLSGHHVVVHHFEYSHPEDGVTYQIRGITARFALLVALIILEEKPIFDVEFNLSDLVSSSEEIFLKRHKHAISKL
- the NUDT7 gene encoding peroxisomal coenzyme A diphosphatase NUDT7 isoform X2, whose protein sequence is MLKKKKKALEEDAGPEGSRKCQARNALRRSPGEVCFPGGRCEPEDVDAVATALREAQEEVGLHPRQVEVVCRLVPYLLERDTLITPVVGFIDQNFQAQPNPDEVKKVFLVPLEYFLQPRVYHQSHVTLSGHHVVVHHFEYSHPEDGVTYQIRGITARFALLVALIILEEKPIFDVEFNLSDLVSSSEEIFLKRHKHAISKL